GTCtggtcaaaataaatgtagagggCCTTTACCTCACTTCAAAACTGGCTATATGTTGATGCTGCTTACATTAGCACATTATTATCTACCCACTTCTTAATTAAATAGGTTGCTTTGGATAATTGaaacaaaataagtaaattgCATACCCTTTCCCATGCTCATAGCTGCACATGCCAAACTTCTTGGTGCCGGTCTCCATGCAGCGACGCATCATCAGCCGATATCGAGGCTCGAAGATGTGCAGGGGGCAGGGCACTCCAGGGTAGGCCACCGTGCAAACAAATATAGGGATGTCCTTAGTGAGACTACAACGgcagagacagaagagaaaaagatgGAGTAAGGGAGAAAAAGATAACAAGAAATAAGGGAGAGGATTGTGAGGACAAGGCGCAACTAAAGTTGCTAGAATGAATCACAAGTGTAGATTGTGTGAGGTGGGTGCCTACTTGGACAGTTCGGCCATCTCAGCATCATGGACCTGTTTCCTCTCAGCTAACTGTGAGGAAAAGAGACGGCTCATGATGTCCTGAAGCTGAACTGTGGGGTTGTACTTCCTGTTTTTCAAGTACTGGGAAGAGAAAAGTGAGAGCAATCAGTCATAATAGTAACATCATGCTGCATACAAAGTAATTTCCACCTAGTAAAAGCATTTGGTCTACTAACGTGGGCCACACCGCCCACCTCTCCCTGTGCGTGACAGCTACCTCGCTGAACTCTTGCGGCTTGCACGAGACACAGACAGTGTTGCTGCTGCGGTGCAGCCTGTCAGCTTTGTGTAAGACTTGTGTTGTGTTCTAATGTGTGCGCATGCATTGTAGCTTCTATCTTCTCCTTTCTCTAAAATGGATTTTAAAGTTGAAATCCTGCAACAAATCaatttttactaaatgtatcagcaatctgattttttttctgtaactgtaaCGGAATGCAGTTCCCATTTTTGTATCCTTTTTACAGAATGCTGTTCCATGTATTGCGTTACTCGCCAATCCTGCTTATAAGCAATTATACATAACATATGCTACAGTAAAACAATTCACTGTATTGCAACGAAGCATTACATTTTGGTGCAAGAAAGTCCTGCAATGCATTTGTGGATACAaaatatagatttattattttagtatcTTATGTGAATGGGGTCTCAGCTGTGTATGCCAGTAGATAAATACACACGCACAGTTTTTACGACAGTATTATTAATCATAGATGTGATCATTTATCACAAGCCAAACATAGGGATGAGGAACCAGGAAGTTCTCTTGTCCTGTACCTTTATGTGAATTTGTTAGCAGATGAGGTGTATAATTAGTAGCAAATCATTTTTCCCACACTGTCACAGAGCTGCTGATACATCTCACCCCGCCTGAGCTAAATTTGGTGTTATTGCCACAATGCAGaggcaataaaataataaagcagCTTTTAAAGTGGAGATGTTCATGTGCTAAAAACAGGATCTAGCAAACTTTTTTCCCATTAAGTTTAAAATAGAAGTATGAAAGTGTCTGTAGGTGGTTACCTCTTGTAGTGGCTGTTTGCAGAGTGGACAGCGGAGGTTGTGGTCCAGACTTCTCTCTATGCAGTTTTTGCAGAAGGTGTGACCACAGGGAGTAGTGACTGGCTCAAAAAACAACCTtcagaggacagagacagacacgaGTTAAAACATCCTAGCTGAGGAAGGATATTCATGCTGTTTGTACAGTAGCTGTAAGTCTATAGagtccatagactgtatataaagatggatgacatgacagttccccaaaagtgaagccagagcatctcaatcgccccctggtggctggctgcagtatagatcacaaatcccgcctcctccatgttagcgaaTGGGACATGGagcaaactaaaaagtcaaagtacacgtcaaataaatgtttcccaaagatggttttctgtcattttaggtgttcatttttctgataaatttggttttaattagttatttgattcTATAAAAAGGGGTGAGACGTCAGGATTGACAGgagctctgagtgaagtagttgtGCAGCTGGAGGCtcaggaattgtacgagagaggagaagTAACTTTAAGTTTCCATAACCGTCaagagtctgtgtaatagaacgtgtcaatttgatcataaatgtagttatagagatattatggttagttgttgtgtctttcaggccaaacagctactgtggtgctaacgtagcagctaggtggctcatgcTAACAAGCGgcagccgtgctcggctcaTGATTGGTTTAGGGCAGgcgtgtgggcgggacctcgttACCGTGGCTTTAGTCccctgatcactactgcgcagactctggctctaaatgacgtcaaaatctcgaGATGGCTGCCCCCATATCCAGGATATTTAGGCTTCACTTTTGTTcagagggaggaagtggagacgtgtcgtccatctatatatacagtctatggtgctAAACATTAACTAGCGAGAGAGGAGAATAGAACTTGATATGTGACACTAAAGTAGACAAGGTACAGACAGCAATGCATTATTGATGAGAGTGAATACTCCAGGACACCGACCTAATGCAGAGAGGGCACTCAAAGTCTGACACAGTGAGAACACCCAGAgttttctctctgctgtgaccACTTTCacctgagagaaagagaaaagacaagACCGTCCCTTTTAAGCTTTATGGTGAGTGTGCCCCGCTGAGGAAGAACTAGCAATTATTATGCAATTTCAAACCATCTGGTGGGTGTTATGGTAACGCTGTTTGTGGCGCCAGCAACAAAGATGATTCATGGTGAGGacaatgatgatgaagatgacagTCAATTTATAATAAATGTGTGCCTGCATGTGTACACTGGTGTGTGCGTACCTCTGCAGTGGCCGTCTTccttcctcatcatcatctcctcatcctcttcagcAGCAGGGAGAAAGGAAACAGCTTGGCAGAGGCTGAGGCAGCACTCAGTAGTACCCGTGTCATGCTTCACCTTGGAGCCCTAAACACAGTTTTATCACTTAGTATTTGCAGTATATTTACACTCAAACGCCTCTCACAACCAAGCATTAAAGTGCACATAAGAGCCGTTGTTCGTAATGTCCTTCTCCTCCAATGTGCAGCAGAGCTTACCTGGTgtgcctctctcctcccttttcctTCTCCGTCATCCCCACGTGGGTGTCTGAGGCCCTCAGGGTGCCCCTGGGAGCCACTGAGGCTGGTAATAGGGCAGGGCCCTTTCAGGTACTCGGACACCACTTGCAAGATGCAGGACGCCTCGTCCGGCACCGCCATGCCCTCTGCCTCCAGAATCTGCCATTTGAAGTCACAAAAGATGCTAAGATAACCCAGCACTGTAAACTAAAATCAAAAAGTGATAGAAAGCCATTTGGAAGcaaaagttaaagggatagtttgggtattTTGAAGTGTAGTAGTATGAGGTAATTATCCAGATATAGTGTACactaaactgatatagatttttttttaagtgggcctttcttttagatgactaaaatccgttttgctgccggcctcgtccacagcaatacattgctttgctcccgtgcagTAACtcatgtctgcttctccaaactgggggcgtgtcgactgtcatctactgtagataatacactgactatgtatAAGTAcctcgtacaaccccacttttaaacacccaaactatcttGTTAAGTGTGGTTGTAAACATTGGATACAATTGCATGTAAACTAATTTCTAAAACTAAAGATATATTGTTTGAATGAACTGTcgaagttgaacatttttagtTAAGAAGTTAAGAAGTAccaatattactactactagaAGAATAAATTCACACTACCAAAACCCCAcacaaattaaaactaaacactattttttaagcaaagcaaaattaaaaacgaatgcaaaatataataactataataactatagTTATTATAGTTTGGCTACAGAATATATGAACCATTATGTGACCTATAATGAACAATCACACATTCATGACATTGACTCATGATATGTTAGCAATGTTATTGGGCAATCTGTTTATACTGCAGTTTTAACTCTACAAGGCCAAAATCTTTCAAGTAAACTTGTTACTTGTCAGTCTGCTTCTCGTTGTGCTCATATTTgttgtaaaaatataaaataaaatatctataCAAATGCTACCCTCGCCATTTATAAATTAGATTCCACATATTCAAATCCGGGTCTCTGTGTAATATTAAATGACCCTCGGATGAGCACTCAGTGAGATTAACAAACCTTCTTTATCTGACTCTTTGCAGGGACAAAGTCAGCTTGAAGTTTTAGGCAACGGTGGAACTGGATGAGGGCGTCCGTCTGCTGACCCATTTCCAGCAGTACATTCCCTTTACGAAAGAAGCCCTGCACAAACGGAAAGGTGAGTGACATCAGCACATCACTGCCTGTGTGAGTCAGTGAGTGGCACGTCTAAAGCATGTCTCTGTCAGCTAAATGCTTAAATAGTGAAATGTGATATGACATTTGTAAGTGATGtaacaaatataaatgattaTATACAGTTGGCAATCCTGCACTGACAGTGAGCCACCTGCTGGATGAACGACATTATGACATAAGTAGCTGTTTGCATAACTTTGAAAGTGACATAACATCAATACAAGTGGCTCTAAAGTGGTCAGCTTTGCACGCTAagataaaaatctaaaaataaaatgaaccgGGCCGGcaccttttctttgtggttaCACGTGAGCCATTACATGCATGTTACAAAACCAAGCAGTGGGAGTGCATGTAGGGTGAGCAGAAACTGCAGCACAGGGGTGAACTGTGGCAGCTTTAAATTTGGCATTGTTAATGGATCATTTCTACAGATTCGCTCGTGTTGAAGAAAGACACCGTAAAAGCGAGACACAATGTGTCTGTCCAACATTGTCAATGTCTCTCACCTCAATCCAGTTAGGACGAAGGCAGCAGAGGTAGTCGAGGTCTGTCAGAGCGTCAGAGAAACGCATCAGGCCCCAGTTAGCTTCAGCTCTGTACAGCTTCAAACTCTGATCATCTGGGACTGaggatgcaaaaaaaatacacagaagAGAGCGAGAAAAAGATAGAATTTGAGCTGTTCTTTGAAGAGCAGTGGCTTTAATGCTTAGACTCTATTTACACGCCATTCCACATACAAACATTCAATGTATAATGACAGGCATGGAGCAGCCTGCATAACAAGTGGTTCTGCTTGTTTCGAAACATGAGGGAAATCCAAACGCTGCACGGCAAGATGCATTAAATGCTCTTTCTCCGTCACGTCAGTCATACAATTGTAAAAGTGCAATTTATATAAGCTTTCTAGAACAACGTAGTTAGCATTTGCACAAGCATAAAACAATGGTACAGGTATCGGATTGATACAAAATATCGGTTAATGGTGAGTTTAGGTATTAGGAGATAAAAAGTGAAATTGGTGTAGCCCTACGTACTCTTTGATGAAGCATCAGGTTAGATTTGTATACAGAAAAGTTCAAACTCCACAAAGTTAATAACACTCAATTGTATTGTATCGCTCATACTGCCACATAAATGTTGTATGGGCATAATCACTTCCCACTTCTGTTAATATTTGACTGCGCTTATGCGTCAAGTAAATCAAATACTTAGGTCAAATACACCTCCGACACCAACATGCACACGTGTGCATTCAAGGTTCAAAGAGTCACTCTTACCCTAAAGCTGTTGCTCCAGTCAAGCCAATCAAAATGTTTATTGGTGTAGTGTATAGGCCTTAATTACAGACAGTACTTATgaaatgataaattaaaaagtcaagGCACCACCTCAAACCTCCAATGACGAGAAAAAAGCTGATGTAAACAAATCTGCCCGGGTATCATTACACAAAAACTGAGAGTGCTGGAGCGAGGGAAGCAGTAATTGGGTTGGCAGAGACGGCAAACATGTATGTAATTCAACAAGTATGCTAATTCAACAAGTATGCTGATTCACTTTAGCACAAACACACCTACATGTACTGACTAGATAATCTCATCTAGGGCAGAAGTTGTCCCTCTTACatcctcgctgctgctgctgcatgaggGAAATAAGGTCAATTGCATATGCAGGAGGGGTGCAGTGCAGAGGATCAGTAACTATAGAGATAAGGTAGTAGAGAAGATCTTTGCAGGGGTGTTTCTAGGAACCCTGTGGAAATATTACGCCACATCCTCTTAACCATTCCCTCCATTTCCAACCAATGATTTGACAGCAGATCTGTACAGAAAGCTTACTCTAACATCAGGAGTTGTGCAGCTGCTATTACTGCTTCCTATACTCTGTGTGATGGCATAGAAAGAGGGGAAATGTTAGACCAGACTAATGCAGGTTAACTTTCTCCAGTGCATATTTCTTATGCAGCACATAACATTagtttaaaaggtacagtgtgtaggattttgcggcatctagcagtgtggttgcagattgcgaccaactgagtacccctccgctcactcctccctttctaagactgcggtaacatgagccgccgagTACAGGCGCAGTTTGTGTTGGTTCAGGGAGCttgctgaaaatgtttttttttgtaataacaCAGAATTAGTAATTTATTGAACTGATGAATTATGTCAACCTTGTTGTGTCTCGTTATTGACATAATAAGAAACCATCAAGATAggaagatagatttgtggtctttttatttgcTTATAAGACATTCTCTGTCCACACATCGTTAAATATGCACGTTCTGTTACgttatgtaaacaaaccatgtacctatcagctgtgcggtCAAGATCAGACTTGAGACGTAACcgcttaaaagatgggtgagtagtacttgctatctactgacgtttgtgttttttaaacagaaaacaggtttcatactgcaatatttactgaaaatgacatacaatacagccaacagtagcctaAGTAAACTTTCAGGTGATCTCCCTCGAGCCAACTGTCACctttatttaggtgtttgtagtaaaatgaggaggtatcgtatagatACAGCCAGTTAGTtcactccaatagaaaacaatgagaTCAACCTGTTTTTGTCACTGACGCTTGCTCGCGTTGCATTCTGTTTGGAGGTTGTAATATGTAGGCTACATGcatcccaatacattagacatctctgtgttgtacacattacattccctctagatttttttttgtgaacccccgaccttaaagttcaaactacGCCTatgccgccaagtgcaaaaacCACCATTCACCTCACTcggaggccatccttaccatgacGACATTACTTTAGGAGCACGGTTTTACACTATGAAAGTCACGTTACCGcaagtttcacaagcgtgtcggagaactacggtggccttcgggTAACCAAAAAAACGCAAGaggctctctctggagccagtgtttcgtttgtccattctgggctactgtagaaacacggcagactccgtgaagaggaccccgctccctatgtagatataaacggaaCATTCTAAGcgaacgaaaacacaacgattcttagtttcaggtgattttacactaatgaaaacatagttatgaatatttcatttcTACTAATATATCcctcaaaatgttacacactgttcctttaaagtgtttactgtttttttccaaaatagtTCAATATGCACACAGAGAAAAGCTCTTCCTATAAAAGGGAGGAGCATCTGGAGACTTGTTTACTGACCCAGTTATACATTCAGGTCATCAATAGCCTTAGTGGATAGATATATTGTCATCTTGAGACACCAagtttcctctccttttttgtCATTAACACCTCCTGTATCTCCCTGCTGCAGCACATTATGACTAGGGAGCAGATTGGGATGCACCATCAGTCACCATCAATGGGCAACCAGCCCAAGCAGTGCGTAAAAGTGGGACTCCAAACTGATCTTAGGTAACTGATCATCCAAGCAGACCTGCAGGCATCCCCTTCAGCACTGAACCTATGTATATAAGCTACACAGAACAGACGCGTGCATTGtggctgctgctgtgctgctgctgctgctgtggtgttatgtatgtatgttacaTGTGCGCGCCCCTTACCTAAGTGCAGCCCCTCGTTCGCGATGCGTAAAGCTTCCACGAACTCGTTGGTTTTGAGCTTCTCCTGTACATGGCACTTGGTCTTGGTCTCATCCGGGCAGCACTTCTCCACCACGCTGATGAGCAGCACATTGTTCTTCATGTTCTTCACCTCGCGTTGTTTTAACCTCTCCTTGCACGAGGGGCATTTGGACGGCAGGTAGCCCGTCACGCACCTCCGGCAGAACGTGTGGCCGCACGACATGGTGACCGGCTCGCACATCAGGAAGAGACACAGCGGGCACTCCAGCAGCTCCATGGTTAGATGGCGTTATgtcaccaggaaaaaaaaatgtcccacgagtaaaaaaaaaaaaaaatgttgtcaaagCAATGCGGACGGAGAGGCTGCTTGTCTGTGTGAGAGTATTGCATGGAGCATTTAgataacacactgacagcttccCTTATTTGAGCACATCTGCTGGAACCTGATCTGTAACTAGGCTACTGCTAATAATGAGCTACAATATGTTTCCAAATTCCAAATTCCGAATTCCAAATTCCAAGTTCCCTTTGcagataaaaatgtattcattggCACTGTCCATTTCCAACCCTAACTTAGTCTTTGGTGTTGGACACATAACGCCTTTCTCCTTTAAAAGCAGGTTGAATAATACAACTCCAGCTTTAACGCACCGCTTTCCTCGCCTTTCCTCCAAACGCAACACGAACCACGCCAGAATATTTCTCCATTTAATaatattctttgtttttttttttagtagtaAGTCCGTGTCCGCTTTTAACCCCTTGTCTTGTCGCGACGTATCCACAGCTCCAGCCACAAAAAGCTGTGTAACAACCATtacattacataaataaaaaccacGTGACTCAGCAGCGCGCAATCCGATTGGACGACGGGGGATGCTTCACGCCCCTGTTGTGAAACCAAAGGATGGCGAGTTTCATAACATAATTCCTGCGACAAAAAAAGttcttggcttttttttttttattatattcggGATAATTACAACATATGGGGCGGGTGGACGTGAGGTGATAATCTCGTGGT
This DNA window, taken from Sebastes umbrosus isolate fSebUmb1 chromosome 9, fSebUmb1.pri, whole genome shotgun sequence, encodes the following:
- the lonrf1 gene encoding LON peptidase N-terminal domain and RING finger protein 1 produces the protein MELLECPLCLFLMCEPVTMSCGHTFCRRCVTGYLPSKCPSCKERLKQREVKNMKNNVLLISVVEKCCPDETKTKCHVQEKLKTNEFVEALRIANEGLHLVPDDQSLKLYRAEANWGLMRFSDALTDLDYLCCLRPNWIEGFFRKGNVLLEMGQQTDALIQFHRCLKLQADFVPAKSQIKKILEAEGMAVPDEASCILQVVSEYLKGPCPITSLSGSQGHPEGLRHPRGDDGEGKGRREAHQGSKVKHDTGTTECCLSLCQAVSFLPAAEEDEEMMMRKEDGHCRGESGHSREKTLGVLTVSDFECPLCIRLFFEPVTTPCGHTFCKNCIERSLDHNLRCPLCKQPLQEYLKNRKYNPTVQLQDIMSRLFSSQLAERKQVHDAEMAELSNLTKDIPIFVCTVAYPGVPCPLHIFEPRYRLMMRRCMETGTKKFGMCSYEHGKGFADYGCMLEILSLELLPDGRSFVDAVGNSRFKVLKRAQRDGYHTADIEYLEDLKVDGSELELLEHLHDSVYQQAQDWYQRLGTRIREQINKQYGTMPDKEENIQASSNGPAWCWWLLSVLQLDPAYQTTVLSLTSLKDRLGHLRLVLEYFSQS